A region of Culicoides brevitarsis isolate CSIRO-B50_1 chromosome 1, AGI_CSIRO_Cbre_v1, whole genome shotgun sequence DNA encodes the following proteins:
- the LOC134827398 gene encoding HEAT repeat-containing protein 5B isoform X1: MESSQSLTLNEEALSKIPEQKRPVFVFEWLRHLDKVLIAAQKSDIKACQKKLVEQLLAHIQGTPGPPMRRLIAKNLATLFSVGDTFLLIETANKCNDILKNKDDSPSFLATRLAAIGILGSMYEKLGRMMGRTYEETVQLLLKLLRNAESQTRIEIVITLEKVCTGMGSAINNVHKDIYKAVRYCLTDRVMAVRVAAADCLLEMCQHAPFLYTTELESLSALCFRALDGSNYEVRCAVAKLLGNLIAFTQLPVKSGPGNAAAAKTFKPISLDEALSVLMGGFLRGGASFLKGTEMIKGTSNINREVRVGVTHAYVIFVQTMGGLWLERNLQAFLSHVLELVANPKAASSHVDAVYSRKCINFILDSVIGKMLGEKAQASACKELVHIIAKQMNSIDFSPENAKDANQETLFSQHLLVCALQELGSLILILGTTAQNLLSDHTLNLIDAVCAVLVHPCSAARLAAAWCLRSICVAVPSQITPLIDRFIDAIEKMRTSPDAISGYSCALAAVLGSVRLSPLGIPHTKGKIIFNTAEELLRTASQNSRLSLNRTQAGWLLIGSIMTLGNAVVKNLLPRMLLLWRNAFPRSTKELESEKARGDAFTWQVTLEGRAGALGVMHSFLLNCRELVTEDITRRLLTPIESALAMLVNIAPVLKSYGQHLKAPAAMVRLRLYETLSLLPPTCLESSYTHLLRMLVSEFTLTDNPANTTTSLLRNLCHADESIILATWFQETDHRLIEDQMEPNRKSDGQHLQPTSAAGSGALEHDALSLYRPLKTSEQCPGPLPLGVAVIDMSIQLFGLIFPRAANKHRLQMVTHFTECIKNSKSSRQEAVQMNIFTALLCGLKGITDAKAVIGQDDVKTNVTNLIISGLTSANPILRCAASEALGRLAQVVGDSRVTAELAQNSFNNLKSARDVVTRTGHSFALGCLHRYVGGMGSSQHLSTSVSILLALAQDGSSPVVQVWALYALSLIADSGGPMFRSYVEPTLSLALKLLLTVPQSHVDVHQCIGRVLSALITTVGPELQASASARSSFMCACAIMQAHPDPLVQAEATGCLQQLHLFAPQSVVLATLVPTMCKNLSSNYLMLRKAAVSCLRQLTTREAKEVCEHASKAVTTDDENFDISELGLPGVLFHMLDKETDVEMIKNIHDTIVSMLQMLAAENLTQWLNLCKNVLTVAAEGGNLLAGDEAQIKDTDENDEENDDDNIEFHAEDNQASHPQIQPRWPTRVFASECVRKIITACEQANPVHFDMLAAKELQITKARGDFLVLHLSDLIRMAFIAATSDSDQLRLEGMKTLQVIIRKFAHVPEPEFPGHLLLEQFQAQVGAALRPAFANETPSHVTAAACEVCSAWIGSGVARDLNDLRRVHQLLVSSLNKLHTKTNSTQLYNESMATLEKLSILKAWAQVYIFAMIENGNAPASVILKKLSLGAKTIGLRLTKPEEDDFGDFESKGESILSLVQPELENLSQQWLAALKDYALLSLPAEFQGQLPHDGGAFYTNDTINSSKSHYISSWPPILHAAALWLNDGGFDALDGDSDKDNNNSDEAGPSNETPKIGHGSISADRFHMIFGICMEALCSTRTNEKPECVVACLQSLHTVFNSKYARQVFTRNGSLPIELCNVLYRLILTRDSLEVQLLCMEVLKQTITAAEERLEIEKAGKATKNTEKVENADDTEATKDGTKSDLDYLGEGGETGHIEPGESHVYAVLEVALCLLVRQIPAMNPSGNTRITTEQLQQQLNSNGNAAKLGIDNGMLVSSALQSLEHLTKLCSPQGALQILPTILYLTTGTIKEIATKSVHDPTILANTPTIQAALHLLKSVITDKYATDERSSEEWMKLLQSALAKIIDLTKTGSEDTKLDEVTMMLAIAVFILHSKSSLVSVPGLQYPCINHFRQCLQSESNMVRLKCIQTMRQIFVNADLKVATPYIHALAPRLVEHLHADNVRNIKNENELALVLESITTVEGLISLAEPQNRDLMQGIQMLTLLVPILISFLSDQQAKNKSKYSVQLHEHSLQWLMKIGPKYPEEFKGLMAQHPELRAKLEIAVRNNQQMTSSMQKAKNDATNAAKANIQPAKPTIELKMDFSNFGK; encoded by the exons atggaatccTCACAAAGCTTGACGCTAAACGAGGAAGCTCTCAGCAAAATTCCCGAGCAAAAACGTCCCGTGTTCGTGTTTGAATGGCTTCGTCACTTGGATAAAGTCCTGATTGCTGCCCAAAAGTCTGACATCAAAGCGTGCcagaaaaaattagttgaacaGTTGTTGGCACACATCCAAGGTACACCGGGTCCTCCAATGCGACGCTTAATTGCGAAAAATCTCGCAACTTTATTCAGTGTGGGCGACACATTTTTACTCATCGAGACGGCAAACAAGTGCAATGACATTCTAAAAAACAAAGATGACTCGCCGTCGTTTTTGGCGACGCGTCTTGCAGCGATCGGGATTCTTGGCAGCATGTACGAAAAGTTGGGACGCATGATGGGAAGGACTTATGAGGAAACAGTTCAACTTTTGTTGAAGCTTTTGCGGAATGCTGAGTCACAAACACGCATTGAAATTGTAATTACGTTGGAAAAAGTCTGCACGGGAATGGGTTCGGCGATAAATAACGTTCACAAAGACATCTACAAAGCCGTGCGATATTGTTTGACGGATCGCGTGATGGCAGTTCGAGTCGCAGCTGCAGATTGTCTGCTCGAAATGTGTCAACATGCCCCATTTTTGTACACAACTGAACTCGAAAGTCTCTCGGCTCTGTGTTTTCGTGCTCTTGACGGCAGCAATTACGAAGTGCGATGCGCTGTGGCGAAATTACTTGGAAATTTGATCGCTTTTACGCAACTTCCGGTGAAATCGGGACCCGGAAATGCCGCTGCTGCGAAAACATTCAAGCCAATTTCGCTCGATGAAGCTTTAAGTGTCCTCATGGGAGGATTTTTACGCGGCGGAGCATCTTTCTTAAAAGGCACTGAGATGATAAAAGGCACGAGCAACATAAATCGCGAAGTTCGGGTCGGCGTAACGCACGCTTATGTCATTTTCGTTCAAACCATGGGCGGATTGTGGTTGGAACGGAATCTCCAAGCATTTTTAAGTCACGTTCTTGAACTTGTAGCAAACCCCAAAGCTGCTTCGTCGCATGTTGATGCCGTTTATTCGCGAAAATGCATCAATTTTATCTTGGATTCTGTCATTGGGAAGATGTTGGGCGAGAAAGCACAAGCTTCGGCATGTAAGGAATTGGTTCATATCATCGCGAAACAGATGAATTCGATAGATTTTTCGCCAGAAAATGCAAAAGATGCGAATCAAGAGACGCTTTTCAGTCAACATTTGTTGGTTTGTGCACTTCAGGAGCTTGGATCGTTAATTTTGATTCTTGGGACGACGGCGCAAAATCTTCTTTCGGATCATACACTGAATTTAATTGACGCCGTGTGTGCAGTTTTGGTTCATCCCTGTTCCGCAGCTCGTTTGGCAGCTGCTTGGTGTTTGAGATCAATTTGTGTGGCAGTTCCAAGTCAAATTACGCCGTTAATTGATCGATTCATTGATGCCATTGAGAAGATGCGAACGTCTCCGGATGCGATTTCAGGTTATTCTTGTGCTCTTGCTGCTGTTTTAGGGTCTGTGAGACTCTCGCCGCTTGGAATTCCTCATACGAAaggcaaaattatatttaatacgGCGGAAGAATTGCTCAGAACAGCAAGTCAGAATAGCAGGTTGTCGTTAAATCGAACACAAGCTGGATG GCTCCTGATAGGCAGTATCATGACATTAGGCAATGCAgtagtgaaaaatttacttcccCGTATGTTACTTTTGTGGCGAAATGCGTTCCCTCGCAGCACAAAAGAGCTTGAGAGTGAAAAAGCTCGCGGAGATGCCTTTACGTGGCAAGTTACGCTTGAAGGACGAGCCGGAGCATTGGGAGTAATGCATAGTTTCTTGTTGAATTGTCGTGAATTGGTTACGGAAGATATTACGAGACGACTTTTGACGCCGATTGAAAGTGCACTCGCGATGTTGGTTAA CATCGCTCCCGTCCTCAAAAGCTACGGACAACACTTGAAAGCACCCGCAGCAATGGTTCGCCTCCGCCTGTACGAAACTTTATCCCTCCTTCCGCCAACTTGTCTTGAATCCAGTTACACTCATCTCCTCCGAATGCTCGTCTCGGAGTTCACTCTAACTGACAATCCCGCAAATACAACAACTTCCTTGCTCCGAAACTTGTGTCATGCCGACGAATCGATCATTTTGGCGACTTGGTTTCAGGAAACTGATCATCGTTTAATTGAGGATCAg ATGGAACCAAATCGCAAATCTGATGGACAGCAT ctTCAACCGACAAGTGCTGCGGGTTCAGGAGCTTTGGAACATGATGCGTTGTCACTTTATCGTCCTTTAAAAACTTCAGAACAGTGTCCCGGACCTCTTCCATTGGGCGTTGCTGTCATCGATATGTCAATTCAGCTGTTTGGATTGATTTTTCCGCGTGCCGCGAACAAACATCGTCTTCAAATGGTCACGCATTTCACGGAATGcatcaaaaattcgaaaagttCGCGTCAGGAAGCGGTTCAAATGAACATTTTCACGGCGCTTTTGTGCGGTTTGAAGGGAATTACGGATGCGAAAGCCGTTATTGGGCAAGATGATGTCAAGACAAATGTcacaaatttgataattaGCGGCTTGACAAGTGCAAATCCGATCCTGAGATGCGCCGCAAGTGAAGCTCTCGGTCGATTAGCGCAAGTTGTTGGCGATTCTCGTGTCACAGCTGAACTCGCACAAAATTCTTTCAATAATTTGAAGTCGGCACGTGATGTTGTCACCCGAACCGGGCATAGTTTCGCCCTTGGATGCCTTCATCGGTATGTCGGAGGCATGGGATCTTCGCAACATTTGAGTACAAGTGTCTCAATTTTGTTGGCATTGGCTCAAGATGGCTCCAGTCCCGTCGTTCAAGTGTGGGCGTTGTATGCCTTATCGCTAATTGCCGATTCCGGAGGTCCCATGTTTCGTTCTTACGTCGAACCAACACTTTCGTTGGCTTTGAAACTCTTGTTAACCGTCCCGCAATCCCATGTCGACGTTCATCAGTGCATCGGGCGCGTCTTAAGCGCTTTAATTACCACTGTCGGACCCGAATTACAAGCTTCCGCATCGGCAAGATCGAGTTTCATGTGTGCTTGTGCAATAATGCAAGCCCATCCAGATCCTTTGGTTCAAGCAGAAGCCACGGGATGTCTCCAACAATTACATCTCTTTGCACCGCAATCCGTCGTTTTAGCAACTCTTGTGCCGACAATGTGCAAAAATTTGTCGAGCAATTATTTGATGCTTCGAAAGGCAGCTGTTTCGTGTTTGAGGCAATTAACGACGCGAGAAGCGAAGGAAGTTTGTGAACATGCATCGAAAGCGGTGACGAcagatgatgaaaattttgatatttccgAGTTGGGATTGCCGGGCGTTTTATTTCACATGTTGGATAAGGAAACTGACGTTgagatgattaaaaatattcatgatacGATTGTTTCGATGCTGCAGATGTTGGCGGCGGAGAATTTGACGCAATGGTTGAATTTGTGCAAGAATGTTTTGACTGTTGCTGCTGAAGGAGGTAATTTACTTgcag gcGACGAAGCACAAATAAAAGACACCGATGAAAATGACGaagaaaacgacgacgacaacatcgAATTCCACGCCGAAGACAATCAAGCCTCACATCCGCAAATCCAACCACGTTGGCCAACTCGCGTATTCGCTTCGGAATGTGTTCGCAAAATCATCACCGCCTGCGAACAAGCAAATCCCGTTCATTTTGACATGTTGGCAGCAAAAGAACTCCAAATAACGAAAGCACGCGGTGACTTTTTGGTTTTACATCTTTCGGATTTAATTCGAATGGCATTTATTGCTGCAACTTCTGACTCGGATCAACTTCGTCTCGAGGGAATGAAGACTCTACAAGTCATTATTCGTAAATTTGCTCACGTTCCCGAACCCGAATTCCCCGGGCATTTACTTCTCGAGCAATTTCAAGCGCAAGTTGGAGCCGCTTTACGTCCCGCCTTCGCGAATGAGACTCCGAGTCACGTAACAGCAGCTGCTTGTGAAGTTTGTTCCGCGTGGATTGGTTCGGGAGTCGCTCGTGACTTGAATGATTTGCGTCGCGTTCATCAATTACTCGTCTCGAGCTTGAATAAATTGCATACGAAGACAAATAGCACGCAACTGTACAACGAAAGTATGGCAACTTTGGAAAAATTGAGCATTTTGAAGGCTTGGGCGCAAGTTTATATCTTCGCGATGATCGAAAATGGAAATGCGCCGGCAAGTGTGATCCTTAAAAAGTTATCCTTGGGTGCAAAAACCATCGGATTGCGACTCACGAAGCCCGAAGAAGACGATTTTGGGGATTTTGAGAGCAAAGGCGAGAGTATTTTGTCGCTTGTGCAACCAGAATTGGAGAATTTATCGCAACAATGGTTAGCGGCGTTGAAAGATTATGCCTTGCTTTCACTCCCAGCTGAGTTTCAAGGACAACTGCCGCATGATGGAGGCGCCTTTTACACAAATGACACAATAAACTCGTCAAAATCGCATTATATCTCGTCGTGGCCTCCAATTTTGCACGCAGCAGCTTTGTGGTTGAACGACGGAGGCTTCGACGCCTTAGATGGGGACTCCgataaagataataataattccgaCGAAGCAGGACCATCAAATGAAACCCCAAAAATTGGTCATGGAAGCATCAGCGCCGATCGTTTTCACATGATTTTCGGGATTTGCATGGAGGCGCTTTGCAGTACGCGAACAAACGAGAAACCCGAATGCGTTGTTGCCTGTTTGCAATCCCTTCATACAGTTTTCAATAGTAAATATGCGAGACAAGTTTTTACGCGAAACGGATCGCTGCCCATTGAGCTTTGTAATGTCTTGTATCGCCTGATTTTGACGCGTGACAGTTTGGAAGTTCAACTTTTGTGCATGGAAGTGCTCAAACAAACCATTACCGCAGCCGAGGAACGTCTTGAAATCGAAAAAGCGGGAAAAGCGacgaaaaatacggaaaaagtGGAAAATGCGGATGACACGGAAGCCACGAAAGATGGAACAAAGTCGGATTTGGATTATTTGGGAGAAGGAGGAGAAACGGGGCATATTGAGCCGGGAGAATCGCACGTTTATGCGGTGCTTGAAGTAGCGTTGTGTTTGTTAGTAAGGCAGATTCCGGCGATGAATCCGTCAGGCAATACGAGAATAACGACGGAACAGTTGCAACAACAATTAAATTCGAATGGAAATGCGGCGAAATTGGGAATTGATAATGGGATGTTGGTTTCGTCGGCGCTGCAGTCGTTGGAGCATTTGACGAAGTTGTGTTCGCctcaag gtgCACTTCAAATCCTTCCAACAATCCTCTACTTGACAACGGGAACTATTAAAGAAATTGCAACTAAATCCGTTCATGATCCAACAATCCTCGCCAATACTCCAACAATCCAAGCAGCTTTGCATTTACTCAAATCCGTCATAACCGACAAATATGCCACAGACGAACGCAGTTCCGAGGAATGGATGAAATTACTCCAAAGTGCATTGGCAAAAATAATCGATTTAACAAAAACGGGCTCGGAAGACACAAAATTGGATGAAGTTACGATGATGTTAGCAATTGCCGTGTTCATTTTACATTCAAAATCGAGTCTTGTGTCTGTTCCTGGATTACAATATCCGTGCATCAATCATTTCCGACAATGTTTGCAATCCGAATCGAATATGGTGAGACTCAAATGCATTCAAACGATGCgacaaattttcgttaatgCCGATTTGAAag tcgCTACTCCTTACATTCACGCCTTGGCTCCTCGTTTGGTTGAACATTTACATGCAGATAATGttagaaatatcaaaaatgagAACGAGTTGGCTTTGGTTTTGGAAAGCATTACTACTGTTGAAGGTCTTATAAGTCTTGCTGAGCCACAAAATc GAGATTTAATGCAAG gcataCAAATGTTGACGTTGTTAGTTCCAATTCTCATCAGCTTCCTATCGGATCAacaggcaaaaaataaatcaaaatattctgTGCAATTACATGAACACTCGTTGCAATGGTTGATGAAAATTGGACCCAAATATCCagaa gAATTCAAGGGTCTCATGGCGCAACACCCCGAGCTTCGTGCAAAACTGGAAATTGCTGTTCGCAACAATCAACAAATGACTTCCAGCAtgcaaaaagctaaaaatgacGCCACAAATGCCGCAAAAGCAAATATTCAACCTGCAAAACCTacgattgaattaaaaatggattttagcaattttggaaaataa